The DNA sequence CGCGAAATAAGCTCTTCAAAGTGAAATGCATCGAATTCTACGTCTCGCGTGGCATGGGGATGCAATTCTGGTCGCCAGAGTGCCACTTTTGTTCGATAATCGAGGACAAATGCAGCTTGCGGGCTAGTCCATTCTTATATATCATTTGACTTCCCAGAGTGATGTTTGGATTTTGCAGCTTGGACAAGGCTCTCCGGCCGAAGGCCATACAAGGCCTGAAACGCAGCACTGCGAATGGGATCCGTTCTGGAGCGATAAACCTTTGATCCCGTCGGCTCGATTCGGAGTCCAAACCGCTCAGTAGCTTGACCAATTTTGGTCCCCGAAATTCACAATGAATCAATTTTCTTCGGCCATTGTTGTCGCCCTATTATTGGCACCAATTGCCTCTGGAGCTAAGGCGGTACTTCATGACCCGCAGCAACGGTTCGAAATCGCGCTGTTCGCGGAGCAGCCACAGGTCGTCAATCCGATTGGGGTGCAGGTCGACCGAAAAGGACGCGTGTACGTAATCGAGAGTCATACGCACTTTCGCCCCGCGAATTATCAGGGGCCGCAGTCAGATCGGATACTGAGGTTGAGCGATACCGAGGGCAATGGCAAGGCAAATGTGGTCGAAGTATTTCATGAGGGTTTTCAGGCAGCAATGGATATCGCGCTGGCCACAAACGGCGAATTGTTTGTCACCACGCGATCTGCGGTGCACCGATTGCGCGAAAACGACAATAGCGGCAAGGCAGTGGAAGACACGCGATTGATCCAACTCAAAACGAAGACTACCTATCCGCACGATGGACTGTCGGGGTTGGCCTTTGACGGCCAGGGAGGCATGTACTTTGGCCTAGGCGAAAATGGTGGCGCCTCGTACAAGCTGATCGGTACAGACGGTATACAACTCAGCGGCGGCGGGGAGGGTGGCAGCGTTTATCATTGCCGCGTGGATGGGTCGAAGCTCCGACGCGTAGCTACCGGGTTCTGGAATCCGTTCGGCCTGTGTGTTGATCGCGCCGGCCGGGTATTTGCAACGGACAATGACCCCACAAGTTCGCCACCGTGTCGATTGCTTCATGTGGTCGAAGGGGGCGATTACGGCTTTGAATATCGCTACGGCCATCACGGGCTGCACCCGTTCCAATCCTGGAACGGTGAATTGCCAGGTACATTGCCAATGGTCTCCGGAATCGGCGAGGCTCCCTGCGAGATCGTTCCCTATGACGGCGGTCTATTAATTGCCTCCTGGGCCGACAATCGGCTGGAACATTATCGGCTGACACGCCGCGGCGCTTCGTTTGGGGCCGAGCGAACGATTCTGGTCAATGGTGATTTGAATTTTCGCCCCGTAGGCATCGGCGTCGCTAACGATGGCGCGCTCTATGTTAGCGATTGGGCCAGCGCTAGTTATGAGTTGACCGGCTTGGGCCGCATTTGGCGACTGACGCCCAAACATCCGCCGACCTTGGGCACCGAGCGCGACGATTCGCCGTTGCCCACAATCAATGCACTTCAATGGCCGGCGGACGCGACGGCGTTGCTCAAGCACATGGATAGCGACGATCCATTTGTGCGTTCGGCGGCCACGAATGTCGTGGCCCGCAGCCAGGGCGAGTTCAAAGTCCGTCACACCGATTACACGGCACGCCAGCGATTGGGACTGTTCATGGCCGCAAAGCGCGCTGGGAAGGTGTCTGTGCTTGATGAACTATCTCAGTCCAGCGATCAATCGCAGAATCTGACAGGTTGCGATGCAGACCTCCAGCTCGCAGCGCTAAAATGGATTGCCGACGAGCGATTCGAAAAATTCAAATCGCTCGTTGAGTCCGGACTGGACTCTCCACGTCTAACACCCGAACTGTTTGCCGCCCATCTGAGTACGCTGGAAGTGCTGGAGAAGGGCCGTGTCGATCGTCACAGCATCGATCCCGAGCGATTGCTCAAACTAGCAACCGATGACAGCCGTCCGCCGAAAATACGGGCTTTTGCATTACGAATGCTTCCACCGGAGTCGCCACA is a window from the Pirellulales bacterium genome containing:
- a CDS encoding c-type cytochrome; translation: MNQFSSAIVVALLLAPIASGAKAVLHDPQQRFEIALFAEQPQVVNPIGVQVDRKGRVYVIESHTHFRPANYQGPQSDRILRLSDTEGNGKANVVEVFHEGFQAAMDIALATNGELFVTTRSAVHRLRENDNSGKAVEDTRLIQLKTKTTYPHDGLSGLAFDGQGGMYFGLGENGGASYKLIGTDGIQLSGGGEGGSVYHCRVDGSKLRRVATGFWNPFGLCVDRAGRVFATDNDPTSSPPCRLLHVVEGGDYGFEYRYGHHGLHPFQSWNGELPGTLPMVSGIGEAPCEIVPYDGGLLIASWADNRLEHYRLTRRGASFGAERTILVNGDLNFRPVGIGVANDGALYVSDWASASYELTGLGRIWRLTPKHPPTLGTERDDSPLPTINALQWPADATALLKHMDSDDPFVRSAATNVVARSQGEFKVRHTDYTARQRLGLFMAAKRAGKVSVLDELSQSSDQSQNLTGCDADLQLAALKWIADERFEKFKSLVESGLDSPRLTPELFAAHLSTLEVLEKGRVDRHSIDPERLLKLATDDSRPPKIRAFALRMLPPESPQAALKLLESLTTHPDQKLRLEAVRTLAAAPNAERRRLLAKLAGDDTQTVALRATAIDGLASAVEFKNQLFDWAAMGDDVICRAALRSLVGIPLDEADRRRLAAFKDSPEKLRLLNLPMKPKRPSRDDVTAWLDCISGEGDAENGRRIFFHGKVGYCARCHRAEGRGNLIGPDLSRIGHRGQRELLQAIIQPSRDIAPGFRQWAIETTDGRQLVGVTLRKGYNQEDYLGVDGNEFSVSIDAIESRRELDTSIMPEGLVDQLTDQELRDLIAFLLILR